One stretch of Cyanobacteria bacterium GSL.Bin1 DNA includes these proteins:
- a CDS encoding sodium/solute symporter (Members of the Solute:Sodium Symporter (SSS), TC 2.A.21 as described in tcdb.org, catalyze solute:Na+ symport. Known solutes for members of the family include sugars, amino acids, nucleosides, inositols, vitamins, urea or anions, depending on the system.), which translates to MGIIDWSIVAVYALIVISIGMIASRKQNNTDEYFRGARQIPWWAIGFSIVATSFSAASLLGGPGQGYGHGFLYLQLQLGDLIGYGLVIALFLPFFINLNLTTAYEYLERRFDAKTRSLGSLCFLLFVIARLGALLYGASLVVSTVTRIPLYPAIMIVGLISIVYTVAGGITAVVWTDVLQFGMIFLGLGAGVWAAVSGVNGGLGTLWQAAGEAGKLTMFNTSWEPDSIYSLPTALLAYGILAFAVAGTNQQSVQRYVSCSDVPSARKAILLGWFSGFVGVAATLFLGVILFGFYSLNTGLPEEIVGDQILPYFIVNQVPVGASGFLVAAIFAAAMSSIDSALHSLATCMTVDFYDRYFCHQENESNSLRVAQILIVFWGILGIFSAFYVASTGKDLLPFLVSYTTIFLGPLLGIFLMGVLFPRINANGAFYGTVLAVILIIISSEAGWLTFPGIWRSAITAPMGIILGFGISLCGKIPPARSIQGLTLWTQESKRHQPLGRPGLEDDD; encoded by the coding sequence ATGAATATTTTCGCGGTGCTCGTCAAATCCCTTGGTGGGCGATTGGTTTTTCGATTGTTGCTACCTCATTCTCCGCTGCTTCCCTACTCGGAGGACCTGGGCAAGGTTATGGACATGGTTTTTTATACTTACAACTTCAGTTGGGGGATTTAATTGGTTATGGATTAGTGATTGCCCTATTTTTACCTTTTTTTATTAATCTTAATTTGACAACAGCCTACGAGTATTTAGAAAGGCGCTTTGATGCAAAAACTCGCTCTCTGGGGTCACTGTGCTTTCTTTTATTTGTCATTGCTCGCCTGGGTGCCTTGCTCTATGGGGCATCGCTGGTGGTTTCGACTGTAACCAGAATTCCTCTCTACCCAGCGATTATGATTGTTGGTTTAATCTCAATTGTCTACACTGTAGCGGGTGGCATTACAGCAGTGGTTTGGACAGATGTGTTGCAGTTTGGCATGATTTTTCTAGGCTTGGGCGCAGGAGTTTGGGCAGCTGTTTCGGGTGTCAATGGTGGCTTGGGTACCCTGTGGCAAGCTGCTGGGGAGGCCGGGAAACTAACCATGTTTAATACCTCTTGGGAACCTGATTCTATCTATTCTCTACCAACGGCTTTGTTGGCTTATGGCATCCTTGCCTTTGCTGTGGCTGGGACCAATCAACAATCGGTACAACGGTATGTTTCCTGTTCTGATGTGCCCTCTGCGCGGAAAGCCATTTTACTGGGCTGGTTTTCTGGCTTTGTGGGAGTGGCGGCGACGCTTTTTCTCGGCGTGATCTTATTTGGTTTCTATTCTCTGAATACGGGTCTCCCCGAAGAGATTGTTGGCGATCAAATTTTGCCCTATTTTATCGTTAACCAAGTGCCGGTAGGAGCATCAGGTTTTTTAGTAGCAGCGATTTTTGCAGCAGCGATGTCATCAATTGACTCAGCCTTACACTCTTTAGCAACCTGTATGACAGTTGATTTTTATGATCGATATTTCTGCCACCAAGAAAATGAATCAAACTCCCTACGAGTTGCGCAAATTTTAATTGTTTTTTGGGGGATTTTAGGTATTTTTTCGGCTTTTTATGTTGCTTCAACCGGTAAAGATTTATTACCCTTCCTTGTTAGCTATACCACGATTTTCTTAGGGCCGTTATTAGGAATTTTTTTGATGGGAGTCCTGTTTCCTCGCATTAATGCCAATGGCGCCTTTTATGGTACTGTTTTAGCAGTGATTCTAATCATTATTAGTTCTGAAGCAGGATGGTTAACGTTTCCAGGGATCTGGCGATCAGCAATTACCGCGCCGATGGGAATAATCCTTGGTTTTGGCATTTCTCTATGCGGTAAAATTCCACCCGCTCGGTCAATACAAGGTTTAACCCTCTGGACTCAAGAATCCAAAAGGCATCAACCGCTTGGACGTCCTGGTTTAGAGGATGATGACTAG